AGGTCGTCGAAGAGGCGGAGGAGATCGCGGATGCCGCGGCCGACGCCGACGAGGTCATCGAGGCTGAGGAAGCGCCGAAGAAGGCGCCCGCCAAGAAGGCGCCTGCCAAGAAGAAGGCGCCCGCCAAGGCGAAGGCCGCAGACAAGGAGTAGTCGCAGCGCGACGTTTCCGAGGGGGGTGGGTGCCGCGGCATCCGCCCCCCTCTGTCAGTTTCGGAGGACGAAGACATGGCCGATTGGGTTGCTCGAGTGGCTGCCGTGTGGGCAGATGAGACAGTGACCGACGATGACATCATCCACCGCATCGATCTGATCACGTCAGAGGGCGCACCCGACGACGGTCGGGCACTGTTCGAGCGCGCGAGTGCCAGAGACGCAGCGGGCCGCGAGAGCGAGGCCGAGCCGCTGTATCGCTCTGCGCTCGCTGCGGGGCTCGATGAAGAGCATCGCGCCCAGGCCGTGATCCAACTCGCGAGCACGTTGCGCAACCTCGAGCGTCTCGAGGAGAGCCGTGCGCTCCTCGAGGACGAACTGGATCGAACCCCGCCGTCGCTGTTGCGCGACGAGGCTGCCGCGTTCCTCGCGCTGACCCTCTCATCCGCGGGGGAGTCGGCGAGAGCGACCGCCGTGGCGCTCATGGCGCTCGCCCCGCACTTGTCGCGCTATTCGCGGTCTGTGCGCGCGTACGCGGAGGACCTCGCGGCGACACCTTGATCTGCCCACGGCGAACACGGCCGGGTCGGTCTCGGGGCGCCGGTAGATTCGTCAGCGACGACCACGGAATCAGGAGTCTCACATGGCCGAACCACTTGTCGCGACGAGCGTCTTCGACAGGCTGCTCAAGGACCGCATCATCTGGCTGGGGTCGGAGGTGCGCGATGAGAACGCGAACGAAATCTGCGCGAAGATCCTCCTTCTCGCCGCCGAGGACCAGGAGAAGGACATCTTCCTCTACGTCAACTCGCCCGGTGGCTCGATCACGGCGGGGATGGCGATCTACGACACGATGCAGTTCGTGCCCAACGACATCGTCACGGTCGGAATCGGCATGGCGGCGTCAATGGGACAGCTGCTGCTGACCGCCGGCACCAAGGGCAAGCGATACATCACGCCCAACGCGCGGGTCCTGCTGCACCAGCCGCACGGCGGTTTCGGTGGCACATCGAGCGACATCCAGACGCAGGCTCAGCTCATCATCTCGATGAAGAACCGCCTCGCAGAGATCACGGCGGCGCAGACCGGCAAGTCTGTCGAGCAGATCAACGCCGATGGCGACCGCGACCGTTGGTTCACCGCGCAGGAGGCGTTGGAGTACGGCTTCGTCGATCACATCCGCGAATCGGCCGCTGACGTCGTCGGCGGCGGCGGAACCACGGCCTGACGGTTAGCTGCGGCGAAAGAGAGAGAACCAGGAATGCACACCCCCACCTTCGGCGGCACCGCCCCACAGGGCCTGCAGATGCCCGGCAGCCGTTACGTCCTCCCGCAGTTCGAGGAGCGCACGGCGTACGGCTACAAGCGTCAGGACCCGTACAACAAGTTGTTCGAGGATCGCGTCATCTTCCTCGGCGTCCAGGTCGACGACGCCTCGGCGGATGATGTCATGGCCCAGCTGCTCGTGCTCGAGTCGCAGGACCCCGACCGCGACATCATCATGTACATCAACTCGCCCGGCGGCTCGTTCACCGCAATGACGGCGATCTACGACACCATGCAGTACGTCTCGCCTCAGATCCAGACGGTCGTGCTGGGTCAAGCGGCCTCCGCAGCAGCAGTTCTGCTCGCCGCGGGAGCACCCGGTAAGCGTCTCGCGCTGCCGAACGCCCGCATCCTCATCCACCAGCCCGCCATGGGCGAGGCGGGACACGGGCAGGCGTCGGACATCGAGATTCAGGCGCAGGAGATCCTCCGCATGCGCACGTGGCTCGAGTCCACTCTCGCTATGCACTCGAACAAGTCGATGGAGGAAGTCAACAAGGACATCGACCGCGACAAGATCCTCTCGGCAGAGGAGGCCGTCACCTATGGCCTCGTCGATCAGGTTCTGACGACACGCAAGCGCACGCCCGCAGCTCTCACCAAGTAGCTCGCTGCAGAGGAACGCCCCGCCCCCAGTTCTGGGTGGCGGGGCGTATGCACGGCACTTCTCCGCCCTGGGCAGAACGTCCCCGACGTCGCCCGTCGCAATCCCACCTCATGTCTGTGAGAGCGGTTAGGCTCTGAGAAGTGCCCGACTGGGGGCAGTGGGTCTAGGAGGAGCCTGATGGCACGCATCGGTGAGAGCGCCGACCTGTTCAAGTGCTCTTTCTGCGGAAAGAGCCAGAAGCAGGTCCAGCAGCTGATAGCGGGTCCCGGGGTGTACATCTGCGACGAGTGCGTCGAGTTGTGCAACGAGATCATCGAAGAGCGCATGGCCGAATCGTCATCAGGCGTCGTGTCCGACTTCGATCTCCCGAAGCCGCGCGAGATCTTCTCCTTCCTCGAGGAATACGTCGTCGGTCAGGATGCCGCGAAGCGCGCCCTCTCCGTCGCGGTCTACAACCACTACAAGCGCGTCCGCGCGCACGGCACACTCCAAGCCGCCGAACAGCGCGCCGATGAGATCGAGATCGCGAAGAGCAACATCCTCCTTCTGGGTCCGACCGGCTGCGGCAAGACGTACCTGGCGCAGACGCTCGCGAAGCGGCTCAACGTCCCGTTCGCCGTGGCGGATGCTACGGCTCTCACCGAGGCCGGTTACGTCGGTGAAGACGTTGAGAACATCCTCTTGAAGCTTCTGCAGGCAGCAGACTTCGATACGAAGAGGGCAGAGACGGGCATCATCTACATCGACGAGGTCGACAAGATCGCTCGCAAGGCCGAGAATCCTTCGATCACACGCGACGTTTCGGGGGAGGGCGTCCAGCAGGCGCTTCTCAAGATCCTCGAAGGCACAGTCGCCTCCGTTCCTCCGCAGGGTGGGCGCAAGCATCCTCATCAGGAGTTCATCCAGATCGACACGACGAACGTCCTGTTCATCGTCGCGGGTGCTTTCGCGGGGCTCGAAGACATCATCTCGTCGCGCGTCGGCAAGCACGGCATCGGGTTCGGAGCCCCCCTCCACGAGAAGGGCGACGACCTCACGCTCTTCTCCGAAGTGCTGCCGGAAGACCTGCACAAGTTCGGTCTCATTCCCGAGTTCATCGGTCGGCTCCCCGTCGTGGCATCCGTGTCGCCCCTGGACCGCGAAGCACTCATGGAGATCCTCACCGAGCCGAAGAATGCGCTGGTCAAGCAGTACCAGCGGATGTTCGAACTCGATGACGTGCGGCTCGAGTTCGATACCGAAGCGCTCGAGGCCATTTCCGACCTCGCTGTGGACCGAAAGACCGGCGCCCGCGGGCTCCGGGCGATCCTCGAAGACGTCCTCGGTCCGATCATGTTCGACATCCCCTCGAGCGATGACGTCGAGAAGGTCATCGTGACCCGCGCTGCTGTCGAGGAGCGCGCAGCACCGACGTTCGTGCTCCGAGAGAAGCGCAAGAGCGCCTGACGCTCTGCAGCGTACCGGGGCGGCATCCGCCTCAGTGGGGCGAGGCTTCCGCGCCCCAGTGCTGATGAATACGCCCCACGAGCTCGTGCTCGCAAGCGGTTCTCTTCGACGGGTGGCCGCACCGTCGCGTTCCCGCGGAGCGGGTTCCGTCGACTCGGGACCGGCTCCGTGATCCGGGGCGGTTCGGCGACTTGGGCTGCGGTTCGTCGGCGCGGTGCGTGATTCGTCGCGGTCCCGGCGGCGCGGTGCGCGTTCTCTGGGGCGCAGTTGGTCGACACGGGGCGCGGTTCGTCGACACGGGGTGCGGAAGTCGCGCCCCGGACCACACGAGTCCGCCCCACGACGTGTGGCGGACTCGCGGGCGCCGAGGCGCGCAGCGGTTCGCGCTCTGTGTTCGTCGCGGCGCTGCTCGTTCGTCCGCTCGGCGTCTTCGGACCTTCGGACCTTCGGGCCTTCGGGGCGGGATCCATCCGCTAGGGGCGAAGTTTTCGCGCCCCTGAACGCAGGACCGCGCCCTGAGCGCAGGATCGCGCACTGGAGGCCGGGGCGGGTTCTATCGGTTTGGGGCGGGGCTTCCGCGCCCCGAACCGACGAACGACGCCCCACAGGGGCTGGCTCGGGAACCTGCGACTCAGTCGGAGAGGCCGCGCCGCTCGAGCAACGGCTCGATGGTCGCGTCACGCCCGCGGAAGTCGCGGTAGGCCTCGAGCGGATCCTTCGAACCACCCACGCCCAACAGTCGCTCGCGGAAGCGGTCGCCATTGGACCGGGTGAGGCCGTCATTCTCGCGGAACCATTCGACAGTGTCGGCGTCGAGCACTTCGCTCCAGATGTAGGAGTAGTAGCCCGCACTGTAGCCACCCGAGAAGATGTGTGCGAAGTAGGTGGATGAGTACCGCGGTGGGACGACGTCGATATCGAGGCCGATATCGGCGAGGGCAGCCTGCTCGAATGCGACGACGTCCGTCGCCGCCGCCGCCTGCTCGGGTGAGAGCGAGTGCCACGCCTGATCGATCCAGGATGCCGCGAGGTACTCGCTCGTCGCGAAGCCCTGGTTGAACGTCTCCGACGCCGTGAGCTTCTCGATGACGTCCGCGGGGAGCGGTTCGCCCGTGTCGACGTGCACGGCGTAGGAGGCGAGAACCTCAGGCCAGTAGATCCACATTTCGTTGACCTGGCTGGGAAACTCGACGAAGTCGCGGAAGACGTTCGTCCCTGCGAAGTGCGGGTACGTCACTGTCGCGAAGAGTCCGTGCAGGGCGTGACCGAACTCGTGGAAGAGCGTCGTCACCTCGTCGAGAGTCAGAAGCGTCGGCCGCCCGGGGGCGGGCTTGGACACATTCAGATTGTTCACGACGACAGGCGATGTCCCGCGCAGACGCGATTGAAGAACGATCGAGTTCATCCAGGCACCGCCGCGCTTCGTGTCGCGGGTGTAGAGGTCGAGAACGAAAAGCCCGAGAGCCGACCCGTCCTCGTTGTGCACCTCGAAGACACGGGCATCCGGATGGTACGCCGCGAGATCCCGACGTTCCGTGAAGGTGATTCCGTAGAGCATCGTCGCCGCATGGAACACCCCCTGCTGAAGCACTCGCTCGGCCTCGAACCACGGGCGGAGTGCCGACGTGTCGAGGTCGTACTCCGCGCGCCGGACCTTCTCGGTGTAGAACGCCCAATCGTGGGCTTCGAGGGCGAACGTCTCGCCGTCGGCATCGATGATTGCCTGCAGCGCCTCGCGCTCCCGGCCGGCATTCCGTGCAGCGGGCACGGCCAAGCGGCGGAGCAGCGAGTGGACGGCGTCGGGAGATCCCGCGGTCTCGTCCGACGTAACGTAGTGGGCGTGGGAGTCGTAGCCGAGCAGCTGTGCGCGCTCGGCACGGAGTGTCGCGATCTCGCGAAGCACCGCTCCGTTGTCGTTCTCGTTCTGCCGCCGCCCGCGCGAACGTGAGGCCTCGAGGATCCTCCGACGCGACTCGCGGTCGGTCAGCGAGCTGAGGTACGGATGTCCCGTGAAGAGAGTCAGCGTCACGACGAACGAGCCATCGAGACCGCGGTCGGTCGCGGCCTGCGCCGCCGCGGAGATCTCACCTTCGGTCAGTCCGTCGAGCTCCACGGCATCGTCGAAGACAACCGCCAACTCGTTGGTATCGGCGAGCAGGTTCTTCTCGAAGGTGGTGGTGAGCGTGGAAAGTCGCTGATTGATCTGGGTCAGACGCACTTTGGCTGCGTCGTCGAGCCCCGCTCCGGCGTGCGCCATCTCACGGAAGTGACGCTGCACGAGGTAGCGCTGCTCCGCGTCGAGGGGGAGTTCGTCGAGGCGGTCGTGGAGGGTCTTCACGCGCCAGAACAGCTGGGCATCGAGTTGGATCGCGTCGTGGTGCGCGGCCATCAGGGGAGCGAGCGCTTCCTCGACCTCCTGAATCTGCTCGGTCGCGTCTGCGGACGAGACGGTGTAAAAGGTGCGCGCGATCGTGCCGAGCAGTTCACCACTGGATTCCAGGGGAGTCATCGTGTTCTCGAATGTGGGCATCGAGCGCACGCGCGTGATCGCATCGATCTCGCGGCGGTGTTGCGCGAACGCTTCCTCGAATGCAGGGAGGTAGTGGCCGGGCTCGATCGCCCCGTAGTCGGGGAGACCGTAAGGAAGCGGGGACGCGGTCAAGAGGGGATTTTCGCTCGCCATGCACCCAGCCTAACCGCGTCGATCGCCATGCAGAGAGACATTTGCAAAGTATTGCTTGCAAAGGGCGCTTTGCACTGCTAGCGTCGTCGCATGGCCGAGGACAGGACGCCCGCGAACGCACTCGAAGCGCATCGTCGCGACGACCGCGTCCTCGACACCGGCGCCTTGCGGGCTCTCGCCCACCCGCTGCGGGTGCGCATGTACGACATCCTGAGTCAGTACGGACCCCAGACCGCGAGCTCACTCGCGGAGCGGCTGGGGGAGTCGAGCGGCTCGACGAGCTATCACCTCCGTGCTCTCGCGAAGCACGACCTCATTCGCGAGGTCGCTGACCGCGGCACGGCTCGCGAACGCTGGTGGGAGAGGCCAGAAGGAGGCATCTCATTCGCGAGTCCCGAGGCGATGGACACACCGGCCGGACGCTCCGCGAAGCAGCTCGTGATGGTCGAGTTCCTCCGCAACCGCAACGAGCAGCTTCTCGACTACGCCACGCGCGGCATCGAGCAGGAGGACGAGGTTTGGCGCGACGGGTCGATCATCTCGTCAGCGACGACACGGCTCACCGCTGAGCAGGCGCAAGAGCTTTCCGCCAAGATCATGGCACTCATCGACGAGGCGGTCGAGAACCATCGCCACCAATCGGGCGAGGGAGTGCGACCGGTCACGATCCGCGCAGATCTGTTCCCACTCCCGCCGATCGGAGACCCGTCATGACCGCTGTGCACGCAACAGGTGTCGCCGCTCGGGCGACGCGTCTCGAGCGTCTGATCCTCGGGCTCGCAGCGAGCATCGAGCGCGCCGTGACCGCGCATGTCGAGCGACGCTCAGGACGGGTCGCCCGTGTCGCGCTCTACGACGAGATGCTCGATGTGCAGACCGATGCCCGCGCTCTCGGCAGCATCGGAATGCTCCCTCGCTGAACCAGGCCCGCGGATCAGGCGAAGGCGTCGCCGCCGTCGTAGGTGACCTCGGCGACGCCGTCGGCGTTCAGGCTCACAACGACGCCTGTATCGAGTTCCGCGATCGGCCGGCCCTCGAGCCACGTGAGCGTCCACCGTGGACGTGGCTGCCCGAGTTCGTCGAGCGGAATCGCCTCATCGACGGCGCGGATGCCCACGGCAAGCGCCTCCGGCACTGCCGCAGGCAGCTGCGCTCCGGATGTCCATCTTGTTCCGAGTTGCATCATGCCTCCTCGACGGGCGCGAGCTCGACATCACTCACGACGATCTGGTCACCTTCGCTGTATCGGATCTCGGCGATCCGACCCACCGCTTTGAGGTCGCCTTCGGCGAGCCGGATCGCCGCGAGGGCGACAGGCGGGGCGGCGATTGCGAGCTTCGCGACCGGCGTCTTCTGCGACGCCTTCGCCTCGGTCTTCGCACGCCGGATGCCGATGAGGGCTTCGCTCACCGTCGTGAGGACGCCCGGGTCACCGTCGATGCCGAGCGGCTCGGGCCACGCGGCCGTGTGCACCGAGCCCTCGTTGAACCACGACCACGACTCCTCCGCCGCGAACGAGAGGACGGGCGCGAACAGGCGCAGAAGCGTCGACAGGGCCGTCCTCAACGCGAGGGCCGCAGACGCCTGGCCGACATCCGTCCGGTCGTACGCGCGTTCCTTCACGAGCTCGAGGTAGTCGTCGCAGAAGGTCCAGAAGAACGACTCCGTCAGCTCCAGTGCGCGCGCGTGGTCATAGCCGTCGAAGGCCTTCGTCGCCTCGCGAACGACGGTGTCGAGTGTCGCGAGCATCGAGGCGTCCAACGCGTGTGTGATCCGCGCGTCTTCCGGAACGGGGAAGGACAGGACGAACTTCGATGCGTTGAGCACCTTGATCGCGAGTCGACGCCCGATCTTGACCTGCGTGGGGTTCTGCGGGTCGAAGGCGGCGTCAGCGCCCAGGCGGCTCGATGCCGACCAGTATCGGACGGCATCCGTGCCGTGCTGGTCGAGGATATCGGCGGGCGTCACGACGTTGCCCTTGGACTTCGACATCTTCTTGCGGTCCGGGTCGACGATGAATCCCGAGATCGCGGCATCCGTCCACGGCGCCCGATCGTCTTCGAGGGCACTGCGCAGCATCGTCGAGAAGAGCCATGTGCGGATGATGTCCTGGCCCTGAGGGCGGAGATCGAACGGTGCGACGAGCTCCCACAGGTCTTCATCCCTCTGCCAGCCGCCGGCGAGCTGGGGCGTCAACGATGAGGTGGCCCAGGTGTCGAAAATGTCCTTCTCGCCCTCGAAGCCGCCGGGCACACCACGATCCGCCTCGGAGTAGCCGGGGGGAACATCCGTCGTCGGGTCGACCGGCAGCGCTGCGGCATCCGGCGTCAGGACACTCGAGTAATCGCGTTCCCCGTTCTCGTCGAGCGCGTACCAGACCGGGATCGGGACGCCGAAGAAGCGCTGCCGCGAAACCAGCCAGTCGCCCGTGAGCCCTCCGACCCAGTTCTCGTAGCGGACGCGCATGAAGTCGGGATGCCACGCCATGCTCTTGCCGAGCGCGATGAGCCTCTCGCGGAGCGACTCATCGCGAGCGCCGTTGCGCACGTACCACTGCCGTGTCGACACGATCTCGAGGGGGCGGTCGCCCTTCTCGAAGAACTTCACGGCGTGCGTGAAGGGTTTCGGGTCGCCGTCGAGCTCGCCGGATGCGCGGAGGAGGTCGACGATCGCCTTCTTGGCGCTGAAGACGGTTTTGCCGGCGATCTCGGCATATGCCGCCTTTGCGGCATCCGTCACGATCGCATCAGGAGCTTCGGCGATGACACGTCCGTCCTTGCCGAGGATCGTGCGGTTGGGGAGATCGAGCTCCCGCCACCAGACGACGTCGGTGACGTCGCCGAACGTGCAGATCATCGCGATGCCCGAGCCCTTGTCCTTCTGCGCGAGCGGGTGCGCGAGGACGGGCACCTCCACGTCGAACAGCGGCGTGCGGACGGTCGTGCCGAAGACGGGCTGGTAGCGCTCGTCGTCGGGGTGCGCCACGAGCGCGACGCACGCGGCGAGCAGCTCGGGTCGCGTCGTCTCGATGTGGATGTCGCCGGAGCCGTCGGTCTTGTGGAAGGCGACACGGTGGTACGCCGCCGGCTGATCCCGGTCTTCGAGCTCGGCCTGGGCGATCGCCGATCGGAAGTCGATATCCCACAGCGTCGGTGCGAGCGCCTGGTACGCCTCGCCGCGCTCGAGGTTGCGGAGGAAGGCAAGCTGGCTCGTGCGCATCGTGTCGTCGGAGATCGTGCGATAGGTCTGGGTCCAGTCGACGCTCAGACCGAGCTGGCGGAACAGAGACTCGAACTGCTTCTCGTCTTCGAGCGTGAGACTCTCGCAGAGGTCGATGAAGTTCCGTCGGCTGATGGGAATCTGGTCCGCCGCCTTGGAGGACTTGTTGTCGCCGCCCTCGTACGGGGGAGTGAAGTCGGGGTCGTAGGGGAGCGAGGGGTCGCAACGCACCCCGTAGTAGTTCTGCACTCGACGCTCGGTGGGAAGGCCGTTGTCGTCCCATCCCATCGGGTAGAAGACGGTCTTGCCGCGCATCCGCTCGTACCGCACCTTTACATCCGTGTGCGTGTAGCTGAAGACATGGCCGATGTGAAGAGATCCGGATGCCGTCGGCGGAGGCGTGTCGACCGAGTAGACACCGGCCCTGCCCGATTCGGCGGCGCGGAGGCGGTCGAAGAGATACGTTCCGTCCTCACGCCACCTGGCATCCCACTTGGCCTCCAGACCTTCGAGAACGGGCTTGTCGGGAATCTGCGCGTCGGCCATCGAGGTCTCCTGGCGATATGTGCGGCACTGTGTGAGCGTGCCTGAGTGTGCGATGCGCTGACGATTCTACCCGGCCGGGCCTGTCTCAGAATGCGGCTTCGATCGACGGGTTGCCATCGATGACGTCTCGCACGACGTCGCTCGTGAACGCCTTTCGGAGCGCCTCCACGGTCTCTGGATCGACATCCGCTCCGACGACGAGCTGCAGAGCGAAGCGGTCGTCGAGCTCCGTCAAGAGACCGTCCTCTTGAGGTGTGAGGCCGAGAGCCGCGATATGAGAGGGCCACTGGAAGACCAGGTCCGCCTCCTCGTAGGCCGTGTTGAGCTGTGCGATTTCGACTTTCAGGAACTGCAGGTCTCGCGGGTTGGCGGTGATGTCGTCGACCGTTGCGGCGTACGGGTCGATCGACGGATCCAGAGTCACGAGTCCGTTGTCGGCGAGCAGCTTCAGCGCCCTGCCGGCGTTCGACGCGTCGTTCGGAATGGCCACGCGGGCACCGTCCGGCAGATCCGCGATGTCGTCGACTGTGCGCGAATAGAACGCGATGACGAAGTTGTAGACCGGCTGCACGGCGGTGAGCGACGCGCCGTTCTTCTCGTTGAACTCCTGCATGTAGGGCTCGTGCTGAGAGAAGCTGGCCTCGATATCGCCCGAACCGAGCATCGAGTTCACGGTCACGTAGTCGGTGATCGTGAGCGGCTCGATCTCGTAGCCGTCCTCGATCTGCGCGGCTGCGGCCGCGACGATGTCCGTCGCCGGCGACGTGACGGCCGCGACGCGAATCGTCACAGTGTCGCCGTCGCCTGAGCCGGAGGAAGTGGATCCACTCGCGCATCCGGCGAGGAGTGCGGCGGCTCCGAAGAGGGCGGCGAGACGAAGAAGACGTTGCGAGGTCATGGGAGTGCTCCGTGGATCGGGGTGGGAGGGGGATGGGGGAGTCAACGGTGGTCGAGCCGCGTTGCCAGGCGGTATCCGAATGCCTGGATCGCGAGAACGATGACGAGGATGACGAGGATCGTCGTGTACATGAGGGCGTAGTCGTACTCCTGGTAGCCGTAGCGCATCGCGAAGTCCCCGATGCCGCCGCCGCCGACGACGCCGAGAACAGTGGAGTACGAGATCAGGCTGATCGTGGCCGATGTCAGGGCGTAGACGAGGCCGGGCCGGGCCTCGGGCAGCAGCACCCGGAACATGGTCTGGGGGAGGCTCGCGCCCATCGTCTCGGCGACGCGCAGGATGCCGGGACGGATCTCGCGCAGGATCTGCTCGACGAGACGGGCGTAGATCGCGACAGCGACGAAGCACAACGAGAACGTGGCGGCCGGCGTGCCGAACGTCGTGCCGTACACGAGACGAGTGAGCGGCACGAGGAAGACGACGAGGAGCAGGAACGGGAAGGAACGGATGACGTTGATGTACAGGTTGCCGAGAGTGAACACGACCCGATTGCGGGCGATGCCCTGAGGGCGCGTGAGGAAGACGAGGGTTCCGAGCGGCAGCCCGAGCAGCACGGCTGCCGAGAGGGAGACCCCGATCATGTAGCCGGTCTCGCCCAGTGCGGCCAGAAGCTCCGGGCCGTGCTCTCCGAGCGTTGCGCCGAGATCGCTCATGCGCCGAGGGCCCTTCGCGCGCGGTCCAGGTAGGAACCGTCCTGCCCGCCTCCGCGGGAGCGCACGGTCAGAACGTCATGCAAACGCCCCCGCTCGAACAGCGCGACGCGGTCGCAGATCGCGCGGACGACATCGAGATCGTGCGTGACGACCACGACCGTCGTGCCCAAGCGATCGCGCGCGTCGACGAGGACGCGCAAGATGTCGTCCGCTGTCGTGGCGTCGAGCGAGGAGGTCGGCTCGTCGCAGAGCAGGAGCTCCGGACCGGCGGCGAGGGCGCGTGCGATCCCGACCCGCTGCTGTTGGCCCCCGCTCAGCTGCGCGGGAAAGTGATCGGCCCGATCGGCGAGCCCCACGAAGGCGAGCATGTCGTGGGCGGTGTCCTGCTCGGCACGTCGTGTCGCTCCCGTCGGCCGCGTCTTGCGCGCGAGTTCCAAGGGGAGACGCACGTTCTCGAGCACAGTTCGGTTGCTCAGCAGGTGCACGCCTTGGAAGACGACTCCGATGCGACGCCGGAAACCGCGCAGCTCCCGCCCCTGCAGCTCGCCGACCGACCGGCCGAGAACGCGCAGCTTTCCCGCGCTCGGCGTGATCGATCCCGCCAGGAGGTCGAGGAGCGTGGTCTTGCCCGCGCCGCTCTCTCCGATCACGCCGAAGATCTCCCGATGACCGATCCGAAGATCGACACTCTCTAAGGCTGCAAGGCCGCCGTCGGTGTAGCGCTTCCAGACGCCGATCATTTCGACGACCGGCCCCGAAGGGGTGTTCGCAGACAGGGGGACCTCTTCCGATGCAGACTCCCGGGCGATGCAGACTCTCGGGCGAATTGTTGTATGCAGTCCAATATACTTGCCGAATGAGCGCGAGGTATCGGACGAAGGCCACGAACCGCGACGGCGGTACGGGGATCACGCGTATCGACGGAGGGCTCGCCGTGGCGGTGTGGAACCCCCTCGACCCCGCGGCCGATCCTGACGCGAGCAACCCCGAGCAGCTCCTGGCGCTCGCGTGGTCCACGTGTCTCAACGCGACCGCCCAAGCGATCGTCGGCGGCGAACGGGCCACAGCCGTGAGTGTCGAGGTGGAGTTGCACGAGGCGGTGGACCGCGTCGGCTACGAATTCCACGCCACCGCCTTCGTGTCGGCGGAAGGGCTCGATGTCGACGACACGCGGTCGCTCGCGGAGGCGGCGCATCAGCGTTGTCCGATCTCCCGACTTCTGCACTCGGCGACGACGGTCTCGGTCGAGCCCGCTCCCTACGCCGCCTGACTGCGCGGT
This genomic stretch from Microbacterium sp. SLBN-146 harbors:
- a CDS encoding MetQ/NlpA family ABC transporter substrate-binding protein; this translates as MTSQRLLRLAALFGAAALLAGCASGSTSSGSGDGDTVTIRVAAVTSPATDIVAAAAAQIEDGYEIEPLTITDYVTVNSMLGSGDIEASFSQHEPYMQEFNEKNGASLTAVQPVYNFVIAFYSRTVDDIADLPDGARVAIPNDASNAGRALKLLADNGLVTLDPSIDPYAATVDDITANPRDLQFLKVEIAQLNTAYEEADLVFQWPSHIAALGLTPQEDGLLTELDDRFALQLVVGADVDPETVEALRKAFTSDVVRDVIDGNPSIEAAF
- a CDS encoding methionine ABC transporter permease, with amino-acid sequence MSDLGATLGEHGPELLAALGETGYMIGVSLSAAVLLGLPLGTLVFLTRPQGIARNRVVFTLGNLYINVIRSFPFLLLVVFLVPLTRLVYGTTFGTPAATFSLCFVAVAIYARLVEQILREIRPGILRVAETMGASLPQTMFRVLLPEARPGLVYALTSATISLISYSTVLGVVGGGGIGDFAMRYGYQEYDYALMYTTILVILVIVLAIQAFGYRLATRLDHR
- a CDS encoding ATP-binding cassette domain-containing protein, with the protein product MIGVWKRYTDGGLAALESVDLRIGHREIFGVIGESGAGKTTLLDLLAGSITPSAGKLRVLGRSVGELQGRELRGFRRRIGVVFQGVHLLSNRTVLENVRLPLELARKTRPTGATRRAEQDTAHDMLAFVGLADRADHFPAQLSGGQQQRVGIARALAAGPELLLCDEPTSSLDATTADDILRVLVDARDRLGTTVVVVTHDLDVVRAICDRVALFERGRLHDVLTVRSRGGGQDGSYLDRARRALGA
- a CDS encoding OsmC family protein — its product is MSARYRTKATNRDGGTGITRIDGGLAVAVWNPLDPAADPDASNPEQLLALAWSTCLNATAQAIVGGERATAVSVEVELHEAVDRVGYEFHATAFVSAEGLDVDDTRSLAEAAHQRCPISRLLHSATTVSVEPAPYAA